A single genomic interval of Aureliella helgolandensis harbors:
- a CDS encoding DNA gyrase subunit B has product MTDENKPADDEISIDASNYNSEDLKHLSDMEHVRERPGMYIGDTTLKGLHHLVYEVVDNSIDEVMADYAKSVSVQINSDGSVTVIDDGRGIPTSKHEQLSLEMDREVSTLEGVMTVLKFGGKFEKKAYETSGGLHGVGVTVVNFLSQWCEVEVYRDGHVWTQSYERGVATGLVVKGHATQKRGTKTTFKPDGSIFPNVKFNFDTLYKRLQELAFLNSGVRIKYLDERINEGDEFYYERGIVEFVEHLNRASDAVHPDVLLVEESRDGVKLQVALQYSTEYTENVQSYVNNIHTIEGGTHVSGFRSALTRTLNNYGKKENMFKDLAPTGDDFREGLTAVISIRVPHPQFEGQTKTKLGNSEVEGIVNATLGEALQKYLEENPKNARLIIKKGLIACEAREAARKAKDLLRKRKDALSGGGLPGKLRDCISNKMEECEVYLVEGDSAGGSAEGGRYRDFQAILPLRGKIINAYKSREDKVLANEEVQSMIQAIGCGIGLDQDISKRRYNKIIIMTDADVDGSHIRTLLLCFFYRQMYHLVAGGHVYLAQPPLFRVLRGKSNRYYVQSEEEMKTQLLERGLSDSWLEMENGRRVDGTEMRKLCEALSAMEEALIALERRGVGLKAHAARMDQELRLPVFLVTVGNDFHWFQSRDALEAFLEKENLTTETKAELEASAAETPDGTPPVEEEERLLAHIVEMHEVKTINSGLKQLAEFGFSIQDLIPEERTGSTDSKFHLNREENRSGIDDLRALLPAIRAAGEKGMQVTRFKGLGEMNPEELRETTLNRDNRTLVQVSLTDAAAADEMFRVLMGDKVEPRRKFIEKHALEVRNLDV; this is encoded by the coding sequence ATGACCGACGAAAATAAGCCTGCGGACGACGAAATCTCCATCGATGCTTCGAATTACAACTCGGAGGATTTGAAGCACTTAAGTGACATGGAGCACGTCCGTGAACGCCCCGGAATGTATATCGGGGACACCACACTCAAGGGCCTGCACCATTTGGTCTACGAAGTCGTCGACAATTCCATCGACGAAGTGATGGCCGATTACGCCAAGTCGGTCTCCGTTCAAATCAACTCCGACGGCTCGGTGACCGTCATTGATGATGGACGCGGCATTCCGACCTCGAAGCACGAGCAACTCTCACTGGAGATGGACCGAGAAGTCAGCACACTCGAAGGGGTAATGACGGTCCTCAAGTTTGGTGGGAAGTTCGAGAAGAAGGCCTATGAAACGTCGGGTGGGCTGCACGGCGTGGGGGTTACCGTCGTAAACTTCCTATCACAATGGTGCGAAGTGGAAGTCTATCGTGATGGACACGTTTGGACCCAAAGCTACGAGCGGGGCGTGGCTACCGGATTGGTCGTTAAGGGCCATGCCACGCAAAAACGGGGTACCAAGACGACGTTCAAGCCTGACGGATCGATTTTCCCGAACGTTAAATTTAATTTCGATACGCTATACAAGCGACTCCAAGAACTCGCCTTCCTCAATAGCGGCGTGCGGATCAAGTATCTCGATGAGCGAATCAACGAAGGAGATGAGTTCTATTACGAACGTGGTATCGTTGAATTCGTCGAACACTTGAATCGCGCCAGCGATGCGGTGCACCCAGACGTTCTCCTCGTCGAAGAATCCCGAGATGGAGTGAAGCTGCAAGTCGCTCTGCAGTACTCGACAGAATACACCGAGAACGTCCAGTCGTACGTCAACAATATCCATACGATTGAAGGGGGAACCCACGTTTCTGGATTCCGTTCCGCCCTCACCCGCACGTTGAACAACTATGGCAAAAAAGAGAACATGTTCAAGGACTTGGCTCCCACCGGAGACGATTTCCGCGAAGGTCTGACTGCCGTCATCAGCATTCGCGTTCCACATCCGCAATTTGAAGGCCAGACCAAAACCAAGCTCGGTAACAGCGAAGTGGAGGGTATTGTCAACGCAACGTTGGGCGAGGCCCTTCAGAAGTACTTGGAAGAAAACCCCAAGAACGCCAGGCTGATTATCAAAAAGGGACTCATTGCCTGCGAGGCCCGCGAGGCAGCTCGCAAAGCAAAAGACTTGTTGCGCAAGCGGAAGGACGCGCTCAGTGGTGGTGGCCTTCCCGGAAAACTCCGCGATTGCATCAGCAATAAGATGGAAGAGTGTGAAGTCTACCTAGTGGAAGGTGATTCGGCCGGCGGAAGTGCTGAAGGCGGTCGCTATCGTGATTTTCAAGCCATCTTGCCTCTGCGTGGTAAGATCATTAACGCCTACAAGAGCCGAGAGGACAAAGTCCTGGCCAACGAGGAAGTCCAAAGCATGATCCAAGCGATCGGCTGCGGCATCGGCCTCGACCAAGACATCTCCAAGCGGCGTTACAACAAGATCATTATCATGACGGATGCCGATGTCGACGGCTCGCACATCCGAACCCTGCTGCTCTGCTTCTTCTACCGTCAAATGTACCACCTGGTCGCGGGTGGCCACGTCTACCTCGCCCAGCCGCCACTGTTCCGCGTGCTGCGTGGTAAATCCAATCGCTACTACGTGCAGTCCGAAGAGGAGATGAAAACGCAACTCCTCGAGCGTGGCCTTTCCGATAGCTGGCTGGAAATGGAAAATGGCCGGCGCGTCGATGGCACCGAAATGCGCAAGCTCTGCGAAGCGCTCTCCGCCATGGAAGAGGCCTTAATCGCACTGGAACGTCGCGGTGTTGGCCTCAAAGCCCATGCGGCGCGGATGGACCAGGAATTGCGATTGCCGGTCTTCTTAGTAACGGTCGGAAATGATTTCCACTGGTTCCAATCTCGCGATGCTCTGGAAGCCTTCCTCGAGAAGGAGAACCTGACGACGGAGACCAAAGCAGAACTGGAGGCATCCGCTGCTGAGACGCCTGACGGAACACCTCCCGTCGAAGAAGAAGAACGCCTATTGGCGCACATCGTGGAAATGCACGAAGTTAAAACCATCAATAGCGGACTCAAGCAACTTGCCGAGTTCGGCTTCTCCATCCAAGACTTGATCCCAGAAGAGCGGACGGGATCCACGGACTCGAAATTCCATCTCAACCGCGAGGAAAACCGTTCCGGGATCGATGACCTGCGAGCTTTGCTCCCCGCCATTCGAGCCGCCGGTGAAAAGGGAATGCAAGTCACTCGCTTTAAAGGACTGGGGGAAATGAATCCCGAGGAACTGCGGGAAACGACCCTCAACCGAGACAATCGCACACTCGTCCAAGTCTCGCTGACCGATGCTGCCGCTGCCGATGAAATGTTCCGCGTCCTCATGGGCGATAAAGTGGAACCACGACGGAAGTTTATCGAAAAGCATGCCCTCGAAGTGCGCAATCTGGACGTCTAG
- a CDS encoding DPP IV N-terminal domain-containing protein, which yields MHQPSNPNPTVLPLVSHAGMAATGNSLFKWHVAPGAFLCITLLLQWTASPSLAQLASLQPEPTIPTNAQAEVGMAALSPLPTIAESSEFQATATGAEVETFLRRLTSQWPESELTSLGQTIEGRPIWAVVVEPQLAATEEVDEGTKTPEKEGASIPTTPSTPLTVLMLGGIHAGECDGKEALLALARDMAFTAPQEQWWREVRLIFVPNFNADANERRSPHHRPGQAGPVQGMGLRENAQGLDLNRDFIKLESPEVRSLVAAINQYDVDILIDTHTTNGSLHQYQLTYDIPHNPATPRTIDRWLRSELMPSVKDRMAEAGFSAFYYGNFDKEHRNWSTYGHEPRYSTEYMGLRGKIGILAESYSYAPYRTRTAASHAFVRRILQKVSENVQAINSLLDQSANERPAELPIRAELAKTAEGVPVLGFVQQDGTPPTGPYGPDSATALLPQTYITTLNNRAEPTLSVALPAAYAIPAQYAWAVGRLQRHGIHLLQLTEDFSTSGPQQRIVELKKTPTFQGHRLLDIEVEPQIGGTRLQTGDYIVDTDQPLGALAGYLLEVESDDSLAKWNFFDPDLAVGGLYPVVRLEDLPQSGSLQAVESVAATERLSLERLMSPQQAYDYSGGKRATASWLKESRSYVVGDGGKYTVVDAASGAVRELEEVQRLRDKLSQLDAFTHSQAVAAATIDVFDRDWRHALIHHQQDLYYFEAQADIARQLTHSPDSPEQLAELNPPGTHAAFVRDHNLWVVNCQTTELKQLTHDGSEELLQGILDWVYQEELYGRGNFKGFWWSPNGEQIAFLQLNQSQVPHYRVSDSIHFGQSLEETRYPKAGEPIPTVEVWIVDVLSGQLRQVDLSGFPAEDRLVARVTWSPQGELWLQVLNRVQNRQDLVRVDPQTGAAHTLLSESSPGWIEVRGTPHFLNNGNFLWLSDLPHGRTHLYLIDAVDGSRSTLTHGDWDVGSLLSVANDDTTAYVSGNVSAPSDTQLIAVDLQQGTYHQLTSGPGTHTASVDASGNYFLDQHSSLTTPPISSLHSISGQMLRVIDAPTSDRHEYLDLRTPQLTTIPSRDEFPMQAMLMLPQISDAREPLEALPVLFYVYGGPQAPTVRNSWGGRNYWWHQMLCQQGFAVVLCDNRSALGRGVQDTWSIRGDLGRIELQDLEDAVRWVGAQEWADASRIGLWGWSYGGYLTSYAMTHSQLFRAGIAGAPVTDWRNYDAIYTERYMDLPATNPAGYESSSVVQAANALHGRLLIVHGERDDNVHMSNTLQLVHALQESGKQFDLMIYPKNRHGITDAQQRFHLHRMMTDFLHQRLKQTTPASGVP from the coding sequence ATGCACCAGCCCTCAAACCCCAACCCAACCGTTCTGCCGCTAGTGTCCCATGCCGGGATGGCTGCAACAGGGAATTCACTATTCAAATGGCATGTGGCTCCCGGAGCGTTCCTCTGCATAACGCTCTTGCTCCAATGGACGGCCTCACCATCGCTGGCCCAATTGGCGTCCCTGCAGCCAGAGCCAACCATCCCGACCAATGCTCAAGCCGAAGTCGGCATGGCGGCCCTGAGCCCACTCCCAACGATCGCAGAATCGAGCGAGTTTCAAGCCACCGCAACCGGGGCCGAAGTCGAAACCTTCCTGCGTCGACTCACCAGCCAGTGGCCCGAGTCGGAATTGACTTCGCTGGGGCAAACCATTGAAGGTCGTCCGATCTGGGCGGTGGTCGTCGAACCACAATTGGCTGCGACTGAAGAAGTCGACGAGGGCACAAAAACGCCCGAGAAAGAAGGAGCAAGTATTCCGACAACACCGTCAACTCCACTGACAGTGCTGATGCTGGGAGGGATCCACGCCGGCGAGTGCGATGGGAAGGAAGCCCTACTAGCCCTCGCGCGCGACATGGCCTTCACCGCCCCGCAGGAGCAATGGTGGCGAGAGGTCCGCCTAATCTTCGTTCCGAACTTCAATGCCGACGCCAACGAGCGGCGATCTCCGCACCACCGACCTGGGCAAGCGGGTCCCGTCCAGGGCATGGGACTACGCGAAAACGCACAAGGCCTCGACCTCAACCGTGATTTCATCAAGCTGGAGTCACCCGAAGTGCGTAGCCTCGTCGCCGCGATCAACCAATACGATGTCGACATCCTGATCGACACCCACACCACCAACGGATCGCTGCACCAGTACCAACTCACCTACGACATTCCGCACAACCCAGCCACGCCACGGACAATCGACCGCTGGCTGCGATCGGAATTAATGCCCTCGGTGAAGGACCGCATGGCAGAGGCTGGATTTTCAGCGTTCTATTATGGCAACTTCGATAAAGAGCATCGCAACTGGAGCACCTATGGCCATGAGCCTCGCTACAGCACCGAGTACATGGGGCTGCGAGGCAAGATCGGCATCCTAGCGGAATCGTACTCCTACGCGCCGTATCGCACGCGGACTGCTGCCTCGCACGCATTCGTCCGCAGAATCCTCCAAAAAGTCTCCGAGAACGTGCAAGCGATTAACTCATTGTTGGACCAGTCAGCAAACGAAAGACCGGCTGAGCTACCGATCCGAGCGGAGCTTGCCAAAACTGCTGAGGGAGTCCCCGTTCTCGGCTTTGTCCAACAGGACGGAACGCCGCCCACAGGTCCCTACGGCCCCGATTCCGCCACCGCGCTGCTGCCCCAAACGTACATCACCACGCTCAACAACCGCGCGGAGCCAACGCTCTCCGTTGCGCTACCCGCCGCTTATGCCATCCCAGCCCAATACGCCTGGGCAGTCGGTCGACTCCAACGCCACGGCATCCACTTGCTGCAATTGACCGAAGATTTCTCCACGTCGGGTCCCCAGCAACGCATTGTGGAACTGAAGAAAACACCGACATTCCAAGGGCACCGACTGCTCGACATTGAAGTTGAACCTCAGATTGGCGGCACGCGTCTGCAAACTGGCGACTACATCGTCGATACCGACCAACCGCTCGGTGCCCTAGCAGGCTACCTGCTGGAAGTAGAGTCTGACGATAGCTTGGCCAAATGGAATTTCTTCGATCCCGATTTGGCGGTCGGCGGTCTCTATCCAGTGGTTCGCCTGGAGGACCTGCCGCAGTCGGGGAGCTTGCAAGCGGTGGAGTCGGTCGCGGCCACCGAACGCCTCTCTCTTGAACGGTTGATGTCGCCTCAGCAAGCCTACGACTACTCAGGAGGCAAGCGTGCCACCGCCAGCTGGCTCAAAGAGAGTCGTAGTTATGTGGTCGGCGATGGAGGGAAGTACACCGTCGTAGATGCAGCCAGCGGTGCCGTGCGAGAACTGGAGGAGGTGCAACGCTTGCGCGATAAATTGTCGCAGCTGGACGCGTTTACCCACAGCCAAGCCGTGGCCGCGGCGACCATCGATGTTTTCGATCGCGACTGGCGACACGCTCTCATCCACCATCAGCAGGACCTCTATTACTTCGAGGCTCAAGCCGACATTGCCCGGCAGTTAACGCACTCGCCAGACTCCCCTGAACAACTCGCCGAACTCAACCCGCCTGGAACGCACGCGGCCTTCGTGCGAGATCACAACCTGTGGGTTGTCAATTGCCAAACCACCGAGCTCAAGCAACTCACTCACGACGGCTCCGAGGAACTCCTGCAGGGCATCCTCGATTGGGTCTATCAAGAAGAACTTTACGGCAGGGGCAATTTCAAGGGTTTCTGGTGGAGCCCCAATGGCGAGCAGATAGCATTCCTGCAACTCAACCAATCACAAGTCCCACACTATCGAGTCTCGGACAGTATTCATTTCGGGCAAAGCCTGGAAGAAACCCGCTACCCCAAAGCGGGTGAGCCAATTCCAACGGTAGAAGTCTGGATCGTGGATGTTTTGAGCGGTCAGCTACGGCAAGTTGACTTGTCAGGCTTTCCCGCCGAGGACCGGTTGGTCGCCCGCGTGACTTGGTCTCCCCAGGGAGAGTTGTGGTTGCAAGTTCTTAATCGAGTGCAGAATCGCCAAGATCTAGTGCGTGTCGATCCTCAGACGGGCGCTGCACACACCTTGCTGAGCGAGTCGAGTCCAGGTTGGATAGAAGTCCGAGGCACTCCTCATTTCTTAAATAATGGGAACTTCCTGTGGCTCAGCGACCTGCCGCACGGTCGCACACATCTCTACTTGATTGACGCCGTCGATGGCAGTCGCAGCACTTTGACGCACGGAGACTGGGACGTCGGGTCACTACTATCGGTGGCTAACGACGACACCACCGCCTATGTGAGTGGCAACGTCTCGGCACCTAGCGACACGCAGTTGATCGCCGTCGATCTACAGCAAGGCACCTACCACCAGCTCACCTCGGGCCCCGGTACGCACACCGCCAGCGTCGATGCCTCGGGAAACTACTTTCTGGACCAGCACAGCAGCTTAACGACCCCTCCGATCTCCAGCTTGCACTCCATCAGCGGGCAGATGCTGCGCGTGATCGATGCACCAACCTCCGATCGCCATGAGTACCTGGACCTTCGGACACCACAATTAACCACGATCCCCTCACGCGACGAATTCCCCATGCAGGCCATGCTGATGCTCCCGCAGATCAGCGATGCCCGAGAGCCGCTGGAAGCACTGCCCGTGCTGTTCTACGTCTATGGAGGACCGCAAGCACCCACCGTACGCAATAGCTGGGGAGGCCGGAACTACTGGTGGCATCAGATGCTTTGCCAACAAGGGTTTGCCGTGGTCCTGTGCGACAACCGCTCTGCCCTAGGGAGAGGCGTGCAGGACACTTGGTCCATCCGAGGCGATCTGGGCAGGATCGAACTACAAGATCTGGAGGATGCGGTCCGTTGGGTAGGCGCCCAGGAGTGGGCAGACGCTAGTCGCATCGGACTGTGGGGCTGGAGCTACGGGGGCTACCTCACCAGTTATGCGATGACGCATAGCCAGCTATTTCGCGCTGGAATCGCTGGTGCCCCCGTCACCGATTGGCGCAATTACGATGCGATCTACACCGAACGCTACATGGATTTACCGGCCACGAATCCTGCCGGATATGAGTCCAGCAGTGTGGTCCAAGCGGCCAATGCGTTGCATGGTCGGCTGTTGATCGTGCATGGGGAGCGAGACGACAACGTCCATATGAGCAATACCCTGCAGTTGGTGCACGCCTTGCAAGAGTCGGGGAAACAATTTGATCTGATGATATACCCCAAAAATCGCCACGGCATTACCGACGCGCAGCAACGCTTTCACCTGCACCGCATGATGACTGACTTCCTGCACCAGCGGCTGAAGCAGACGACTCCCGCGAGTGGCGTGCCTTAA
- a CDS encoding putative sugar nucleotidyl transferase, translating to MSILLFEDSAVAQLTPITSARPAFCITAGSFHLLDLLSALEEPLVAQVRPFLRALCELDCRGLRLVGDVSLPADERPRLALNARIVPSVSTLKTIQSLLVSGPKQPSVVWHGEQIAAVIAPTWAWSELADKSNSDWASLLQVAATLPRFDCSLPLMSFPHDVIAANMQVIAENLQYRIESGRYEQQADGVFVAAGAKLGQYVLTETDTGPIVIDEGASVGPYTLLRGPIYIGPKARILEHAAIKDAVSLGHTTKIGGEVEAAVVEPYSNKQHHGFLGHSYLGSWINLGAGTCNSDLKNTYGTVNMEYPGGKAATGMQFLGCVMGDYSKTAINTGIFTGKVIGVCSMMYGFVTSNVPSYVNYARLFGQMATLPPEVMIATQQRMFSRRKVEQRPCDMQLLHDMYRHTQPERDRFGDELAF from the coding sequence GTGTCTATTCTGCTATTTGAAGATTCTGCCGTCGCGCAATTGACTCCGATCACCTCGGCGCGTCCGGCCTTTTGCATCACCGCTGGATCGTTTCACTTGCTGGACTTGCTGTCTGCTTTGGAAGAGCCACTGGTGGCGCAGGTGCGACCATTCTTACGAGCGTTGTGTGAACTCGATTGTCGCGGATTGCGACTGGTCGGTGACGTTTCGCTACCGGCAGACGAGCGGCCTCGACTGGCGCTGAACGCACGGATTGTCCCTAGCGTGTCTACCTTGAAGACGATTCAGTCTCTGCTGGTTTCTGGTCCGAAGCAACCCAGTGTTGTTTGGCATGGAGAGCAGATCGCAGCGGTCATCGCACCGACCTGGGCTTGGTCGGAACTGGCCGACAAGTCGAATAGTGATTGGGCGAGCTTATTGCAGGTTGCAGCCACTCTACCGCGATTCGATTGCTCACTTCCACTGATGAGCTTTCCACACGATGTGATCGCGGCCAACATGCAGGTCATCGCTGAAAATCTCCAGTATCGGATCGAGAGCGGACGCTATGAACAGCAGGCCGACGGAGTGTTTGTCGCGGCGGGCGCCAAACTGGGGCAATATGTGCTGACGGAAACGGATACGGGGCCCATTGTGATTGACGAGGGGGCTTCGGTCGGTCCCTACACCTTGCTACGCGGCCCGATCTATATTGGTCCCAAGGCACGCATCCTGGAGCATGCTGCAATCAAAGATGCCGTTTCACTGGGGCACACCACGAAAATTGGTGGCGAAGTGGAAGCCGCCGTCGTCGAACCGTATTCCAACAAGCAACACCACGGTTTTCTAGGACACAGCTATCTAGGCAGCTGGATCAATTTGGGCGCGGGAACTTGCAATTCGGACCTTAAAAATACCTACGGAACGGTCAATATGGAGTATCCTGGAGGAAAGGCTGCCACTGGCATGCAATTCCTTGGATGCGTCATGGGCGACTATAGCAAGACGGCTATCAACACCGGTATTTTCACGGGTAAAGTCATCGGTGTGTGCAGCATGATGTACGGATTCGTGACCAGCAATGTACCTAGCTACGTGAACTATGCTAGATTATTCGGCCAAATGGCTACGCTGCCGCCGGAGGTGATGATCGCGACGCAACAACGCATGTTCTCGCGACGGAAGGTAGAGCAACGCCCGTGTGATATGCAATTGTTGCACGACATGTATCGTCATACCCAACCAGAACGCGATCGCTTCGGTGATGAGTTGGCGTTCTAG
- a CDS encoding molybdopterin-binding domain-containing protein, with protein MAGSPPFQFCERSLYSSTTCAMPQLDHCCLCSLLCPAVPVSDETSLERCTRRQAWQKQSLHAPHSIQDDSTLASFAREVVDLLDVDQSLLWVDAADVNTMRAAVTLAQQLGCTLHVGQGTGAEVVKRVTASEGWLSTTLAEVSARADLVITLGDSILSEAPLLADRFLHRAGAAAGEVVQLEWMHIGSPSSTPPKGCTQVIELSRTAWYAELTDLLLALRSGQASLLENSPLTPLYAKLQTARYAVWLWETDEFVDSIDELTVRRLAALARWQTEQARGSLLCLDSNLGRVTAEETLLWLTGCKTTARWDGAQWHSPPSLREYSMDDWRQAFAARLILRSVPTVEPLPDLDASILIVPAGQALTASAGDRRVVRVPAVGESSCGLLFRGDRGTVATVRQACAAGPAVGGAVESSRTSRQSATAPSDESLASAEALLRRAAKLREPSRIRLPNQSGSANHAH; from the coding sequence ATGGCTGGTTCGCCCCCGTTTCAGTTCTGTGAGCGATCACTCTATTCTTCAACAACTTGCGCCATGCCACAACTCGACCACTGCTGTCTCTGTAGCTTGCTGTGCCCAGCAGTCCCGGTATCGGATGAGACATCGCTCGAACGCTGCACACGCAGGCAAGCTTGGCAAAAACAGTCGCTGCACGCTCCTCACTCGATCCAAGACGATTCGACGCTAGCATCGTTTGCTCGGGAAGTGGTCGATTTGCTGGATGTCGACCAATCGCTATTGTGGGTCGATGCGGCAGATGTCAATACCATGCGAGCGGCAGTGACACTCGCTCAGCAGTTGGGATGCACCCTGCACGTTGGGCAAGGAACTGGAGCCGAGGTGGTAAAGCGCGTGACTGCGAGTGAGGGGTGGTTGAGCACGACGCTGGCAGAGGTTTCAGCTAGAGCGGACTTGGTGATCACTCTGGGAGATTCCATCCTGTCAGAAGCCCCTTTGCTGGCGGACCGTTTTTTACATCGAGCTGGTGCTGCAGCAGGTGAAGTTGTGCAGCTGGAGTGGATGCATATTGGCTCCCCGTCTTCGACTCCACCCAAGGGGTGTACCCAAGTCATCGAACTTAGTCGTACTGCATGGTACGCCGAGTTGACCGACCTCTTGCTGGCGCTTCGTAGCGGACAGGCATCGCTGCTTGAGAATAGTCCGCTGACTCCCTTGTACGCCAAGCTTCAGACAGCACGGTATGCAGTTTGGCTTTGGGAGACGGATGAATTCGTGGATTCCATTGACGAGCTTACCGTTCGACGTCTGGCCGCCTTGGCGCGTTGGCAGACGGAACAAGCCCGCGGAAGCTTGCTCTGCCTCGATTCCAATCTCGGGCGTGTGACGGCAGAAGAAACGCTACTTTGGTTAACCGGTTGCAAGACGACGGCGCGTTGGGACGGTGCGCAGTGGCATTCGCCCCCGTCGCTTCGCGAGTATTCAATGGATGATTGGCGTCAAGCTTTTGCTGCGCGGTTGATCCTCCGCAGCGTCCCCACGGTTGAACCTTTGCCAGACCTGGACGCGAGTATATTGATTGTTCCCGCCGGCCAGGCACTGACCGCTTCAGCTGGGGATCGCCGTGTTGTTCGTGTTCCCGCGGTCGGCGAATCTAGCTGTGGGCTTTTGTTCCGCGGTGATCGCGGTACGGTGGCAACCGTGAGGCAAGCCTGTGCTGCCGGTCCGGCAGTCGGGGGAGCCGTCGAATCCTCCAGGACGAGTCGCCAGTCAGCAACGGCGCCCTCGGATGAGTCGCTGGCGTCGGCTGAAGCACTCTTGCGACGCGCCGCTAAGCTGCGAGAACCGAGTCGCATTCGCCTACCGAATCAATCTGGGAGTGCCAACCATGCTCACTGA
- a CDS encoding formylmethanofuran dehydrogenase subunit A → MLTELRNGRIVDPLHPLHGQTASLYIRDGRFVDAPGSTSRKRPGVADQVVPNHVIELDNALVLAGGIDIHTHIGGGKVNLARMLMAEQSLAERSVWPTPHTGMLYNQMGYTSCFEPAMVLSTARHTHLELADTPYLDSGAYVVLGNEDWLLESLGRGLENSVLDAWIAWAVNASQALAVKVVNPGGISAFKFNQRTLDVDEPHVAYGVTPRQVIARLTAAVDRLQLPHPLHLHASNLGMPGNVQAALAILDAAEGRRLHLTHAQFNSYSSDGPMGMGSGAQQLADYVNAHDNISLDVGQVVFGQTVTISADAQAQYRNRRYAQPKQWLVSDTECQAGCGVVPIKYQDRQYVHSLQWTIGLELMLLVEDPWRVFLTTDHPNGGPFTSYPHLIRLLMDRTFRQSVLETIHPLAAERSLLNDIEREYTLDEIALVTRAAPARILGLADRGTLTTGALADVAVYRRKADWEQTFTTADHVLKRGVSLVEQGQCTGATVLCETLTARPEFELGALRSLRSQVEQTLRHPLQALEIGDAELGDLIRRPQGYAGPCPTSTLWGGGHAD, encoded by the coding sequence ATGCTCACTGAGCTGCGCAATGGCCGGATCGTGGATCCGCTTCATCCGCTGCATGGGCAGACAGCCAGTCTGTATATTCGCGATGGGCGGTTTGTCGATGCACCCGGTAGCACCTCTCGGAAGAGACCTGGCGTTGCAGACCAAGTAGTTCCGAACCATGTAATCGAGCTCGACAATGCGCTGGTCCTAGCCGGTGGAATTGATATTCATACCCACATCGGTGGTGGTAAAGTCAACTTGGCACGCATGCTCATGGCGGAGCAGTCGTTGGCGGAACGCAGTGTGTGGCCGACGCCGCATACCGGAATGCTGTACAACCAAATGGGCTACACTTCCTGTTTTGAGCCCGCCATGGTGCTTTCCACCGCGCGGCATACCCACCTGGAATTAGCTGACACTCCCTATTTGGATAGCGGAGCCTACGTGGTTCTAGGCAATGAAGACTGGCTGCTGGAGTCGCTGGGACGTGGCTTGGAGAACTCCGTGCTCGACGCCTGGATTGCCTGGGCCGTCAATGCCTCCCAAGCCTTGGCCGTCAAAGTCGTGAACCCTGGAGGAATTAGCGCGTTCAAGTTCAACCAACGAACTCTGGATGTGGACGAGCCCCATGTGGCCTACGGCGTGACACCACGCCAAGTGATCGCGCGTCTGACGGCGGCCGTGGATCGTCTGCAACTGCCGCATCCGTTGCACCTGCATGCCAGCAACCTCGGAATGCCTGGTAATGTGCAGGCTGCGCTGGCAATTCTCGATGCCGCTGAAGGACGACGACTGCATCTGACTCATGCGCAATTCAATAGTTACTCCAGTGATGGTCCGATGGGAATGGGAAGTGGTGCCCAGCAATTGGCTGACTATGTCAACGCGCACGACAATATTTCACTGGACGTTGGACAGGTCGTGTTTGGGCAAACGGTGACCATCTCTGCCGATGCGCAGGCGCAATACCGAAACCGTCGCTATGCACAACCCAAACAGTGGCTGGTCAGTGATACCGAATGCCAAGCGGGGTGCGGAGTGGTGCCGATCAAGTACCAGGACCGCCAGTATGTCCACAGTTTGCAGTGGACGATTGGATTGGAATTGATGTTGTTGGTGGAGGACCCGTGGCGAGTCTTCTTGACCACCGATCATCCCAATGGAGGTCCGTTCACGAGTTATCCGCATCTGATTCGCCTGCTTATGGACCGCACCTTCCGCCAATCTGTTTTGGAGACGATTCATCCACTAGCCGCCGAGCGTTCTCTGCTGAACGATATCGAACGCGAGTACACGCTGGACGAGATTGCATTGGTCACCCGCGCCGCTCCAGCTCGCATCCTCGGGCTGGCGGATCGTGGCACCCTAACGACGGGCGCTCTGGCCGATGTTGCCGTCTACCGACGCAAGGCCGATTGGGAGCAGACGTTTACGACCGCAGATCATGTTTTGAAACGCGGTGTTTCCTTAGTCGAACAGGGGCAATGCACCGGTGCGACGGTTTTGTGCGAGACGCTTACCGCACGCCCTGAGTTTGAATTGGGAGCACTCCGCTCACTCAGGTCGCAAGTTGAACAAACTTTGCGGCATCCCTTGCAGGCGTTGGAAATTGGGGATGCTGAGTTGGGGGATTTGATTCGCCGACCGCAAGGTTACGCTGGACCTTGTCCAACCTCAACTCTTTGGGGAGGTGGCCATGCAGATTAA